Genomic DNA from Sphingobium sp. WTD-1:
GAGCAGCCACAGCACCAGCAGCAGATTGCCGATGGCGGTGTAGCGCTGTGCCAGCCAGTGGTGCGCGCCATGCTTGGCCGAGCCAAGACCGCGGACGCGGCCGATTCCGGTTCCGGTACCCATCAGAATTTCCCCAGGCAGATCGCGGCCCAGAAGGCGGCGGTGGCGATGGTGGACAGCACGAAGGTCAGGATCGACCAGGTCTTGCTGGTCTTGAGGTCATAACCCGCGCCCATGTCGAGCACGAAGTGACGCAGACCCGAGAAGAGGTGCTGGAAGAAGAACCAGGACAGGCCCGCCATGACCAGATAGCCGATCGGCGAGGTCGCGCAGGTGACGAAGGTGGCATAGGCTTCCGGGCCGGTCGCGGCGGCCATCAGCCACCAGATGAGGCCAAGAGCACCGGCAGTGGCCAGGCCATTGCCCGTCACGCGGTGAATGATGGAGACGGCCATTGCCGGCCCCCATTTCCAGATCGTCAAATGCGGCGAGAGCGGCCGGCTTGTGGTTCGCGCCATGTCTACCCAGGTCCCTGCTATGTCCTTTGAGTCCGCTCCCCTTAGGAGCGAAGACGCCGAAGGGCAAGCCGCGCGGACCATGTCGATGCGCGCGCCCAAATAAGAAGTGATTAACCAAATGGCGCTATCACCGCCTGGTTCGTCCTGACACCTATTTGGGGTTCTGCAATCCATGACTTCCGCCACCACGCCCAGGAACGCCATCGCCCAGATGCTGGCCGAAGTGGACCCCCGCGGTGATCTGGCCCGTGGCATGGCCGAAATCGAGCAGCTGGTCGCCGACGATGCGGTGATTGCCGCCCGCACCTTCTTCTCCACCTATATGGACAGTTCGGGCCTGCGAAACCGATTGCAGCCCACGACGCTGGCGAAGATCGAGACCGCCGCGCATGAATATATCCGCCAGAAGCTGCGCCATTACAGCGCCGGCGACTGGGCGCTGTCCTCCACCGCCTGCGTCCGCCACGCCCGCAAGCACGGCATTTCCGTGCGCGGCGTGCTGCTGCCCGTCGCCGCGGCCAACGAGAAACTGACCGATATCATCTGGGAACGCGCAGCCGACGACGCCACCCGGCGCCGGCTGGTCGACATCATGGCGCAGGTCGGCATGGTCGATGCCGGGCTGATGGCCAATGTGATCGCGATCGACGATGCCGAAAGCCAGCGCAATGCGCGCCAGCAGTTCGGCGTCCTATTCGAGCAGCGCATCATGGGCGAGATCGACGGCGCGTCGCAACTGGGCGAATCGCTGCGCGAACAGGCAAAGGATGCCTCCGCCGCGACCCGCGGCATGCTGGGCAAGGCGTCGGAAGTCGCCGCCGCCGCCGAACAATCCGCCCTTGCGATGCGCGAGGCCGCTCGCACCTCGGCCGGCCTGATCCGCGCGATCGAGGACGCGCGCACCGAGGTGGAAAGCGCCGCCGAAGTGGCGCAGCGCGCCGCGTCGCAATCGGGCGACGCCGTTTCCATGTCGGCCACCCTGTCGGACCATGCCAAGTCGATCGAATCGATCCTGGGCCTGATCCGCGACATTGCCGGCCAGACCAACCTGCTGGCGCTCAACGCCACGATCGAGGCCGCCCGTGCCGGTGACGCCGGTCGCGGCTTTGCCGTAGTGGCGCAGGAAGTGAAGAGCCTGGCCAACCAGACCGCCCGCGCTACCGACGAGATTGCCGGCAAGATCGCCGCCATCCAGGCATCGACCCGCCAGTCGGTGGAGACCAACGAGCGCATCCGCGACACCGTCGGCGAAGTGCAGGCCAGCGCCCAGCGCATCCGCCACGCCATGGACGCGCAGGCCCAGACCGTGACGATGATCACCGCCGCCGTCGACGAGACCGCGCTGGCCGCCGACTCGATGTCGACCACCATTTCCGCGATCCGCCAGGACACCGAAGTGGTCGCATCGGAAATCGATCAGCTGGAACGCGGCTTCATGAGCGTCGAGGGCAAGCTGTCCAGCCTGCGACATGCCTCCAGCGACTTCGGCCGCCAGGTCGCCTGACCCTTTTCCTGCCGCTGCCGCTGGTCTAAAGGCGGCGGCATGAATGATGTCGCTGCGCCAGCCGCCCAGAGCTGGAAAGTCACCCTGCCCTGCACCCGCGCCGAAGCGGAGGCGCTGGACGGGGACATCGCCGCCTTCGCCCTGATGGAGCATCCGCCGGTGCTGATGACCAGCGAGGCGGAGCCGGACGACGAGAATAAGTGGCAGCTCGACGCCTATTTCGAGGGCAAGCCGAGCCCGGCGGCGATCAAGCTGCTCAAGACCCTGGTGCCCAGCGCATCGGGCATCAAGCCGCAGGTGGAAGCGCTGCCCGACGAGGATTGGGTGACGATGAGCCAGCAGGGGCTGGAACCCGTCACCGCCGGCCGATTCCATGTGCGCAACGTCGCCAGCGATCCCGAACAGCCCGGCCATGTCAATTTCCTGATCGAGGCGAGTCGTGCCTTTGGCACCGGTCAGCATGAGACCACCGCCGGCTGCCTGGCGATGATCGACCGGATGCGCAGCGTCGGCATGCGCTTCCGCAATGTCGCCGATATCGGCACCGGCACCGGCCTGCTCGCCTTTGCCGCGATGACATTGTGGCCGCGCGCCCATGCGATTGCTTCCGACATCGATCCGGTGGCGGTCGACATCAGCCGCGAGAACGCCGTGGCGAACGGCATTGCCCTGGGCGGGGGCGCTGGCCAGTTGGCGCTCTGCACCGCCGCCGGCGTGGATCATCCCGCGCTGGTCGGTCGCGCGCCCTATGACCTGCTGATCGCCAATATCCTGGCCGGGCCGCTGATCGAACTGGCGCCCTCGCTCTGCGCATTGGTGGAGGATGGCGGCACGATCGTGCTCGCCGGCCTGCTCAACGAACAGGCCGATGCGGTGATCGCCGCCTATCGCGCGCAGGGCATGCGCCTCGCCGAACGCAGCGATCGCGGCCATTGGCCGACTTTGCGCCTGCGCAAGCGCCCCCAGATCGGCTGGAAACGCCCCCGCCGCATCAATGCCGCCGCGCGTGGCGAAGCCCCTGGCTTCGGCAGCATCTGACTTTTCGACTTATCCACAGGAGACGCTTTCATGGTCCTCACCCGTCAGACGATCATCCATGACGGTCCGGGCGGCCCGTTCGAAAGCGTCGCCGTGGTCGACGATGCCGCCGCTGGCCCGGTGCCGGGCATTCTGCTGGTGCCCAATGTCCTGGGCACCAAGGAAGCCGACTTTGCCTATGCGGAGAAGGTCGCGGCGCTGGGCTATACGGTGCTGGTCGCCGACGTCTTTGGGCAGGGCAAGCGCACCACCCGCGAAGATCCCGATGCCGGGCGCTACATGAACGAACTCAACGCCGACCGCGCGCTGCTGCGCGACCGGATGCTGGGCGCCCACGCGCTGCTCAAGGATATGCCGGCGGTCGATGCCGCCCGCACGGCCGCGATCGGCTTCTGCTTCGGCGGCAAATGCGTGCTCGACCTGGCCCGCGCGGGCGCAGACATTGCCGGCGGCGTCAGCTTCCACGGGGTCTATGAGGCACCGCCCTTCCCCAACGCCACGATCACCGCCAAGCTGCTGGTCTGCCATGGCTGGGAAGACCCGATCGCGCCGCCCGAGGCGACCGTCGGCCTGGCGAAGGAACTGACCGAGGCGGGCTGCGACTGGCAGATTCATGCCTATGGCCATACCGGCCACGCCTTCACCGACGAAAGCGTCCATATGCCCGAAAAGGGGCTGGCCTACAGCCCCGACGCCGACCGGCGCAGCTTCCGCGCGATGGTGAATTTCCTGGAGGAACTGTTCGACTAAACTGAGAGCAGTTTCTCCACCGCTGCCGCGATCGCGAACAGGCGCTGGTCCTGACCGGCCCGCGCCATCAGCATCAAGCCGACCGGCAGGCCACCCTCGCGCGGCAGCGGCAGGGAAATGGCGCACAGGTCGAAGCTGTTGCCGAGGCCGGTGTTGCGCAGCAGCAGCCGGTTGCGGGCGACGAAGGCATCGGCATTCGCCACCTCGGCTTGGGTCGGCGCGACGATCGGCGTGGTCGGCAGGACGAGGACGTCCAGTCCGGTCAGGCGCGCGTCCATCGACCGCACCAGCGCGGCGCGCTCCACCAGCATCTGCCGGTGGCGTTCGGGCGTCACGTCACGGCCTGCCTGCATCCGCGCCAGCACGATCGGATCGAAATCCTGCGCACGGGTCGCGATTCGATCGCGATGGATGGCATAGGCTTCAACCGAGGCGATCGGCACCGGCGACTGGAGCGCCTGCATCGCGTCGAATTGCGGGAAAACCTCGTCACTGAGCGTCATGCCCGCCTGGCCCAGCCGCGCCAGCGCATCGGCGAAACGCGCCGCAACGGTCGCGTCCAGATCGGCCAGCGGCAGGCCCTGCGGAATGCCGGCGCGCAGCCCCTTGAGCGGCGCGAGGTCGAGCCGGCGGGGCGCCTCTCCCGCCAAGATCGCATCGGTGCGGAAACAGGCGTCGACGCTGGTCGCGATCGGCCCGATCGAATCGAGCGTGGGCGAGAGCGGAAAGGCGCCGTCGGTCGGCACCCGCGCCTTGGTCGGCTTGTAACCGACGACACCGCACAGCGCGGCGGGAATGCGGCAGGAACCGCCGGTATCGGTGCCGATCGCGATCTCGCACATCTGATCGGCCACCGCGACGCCGCCGCCGCTGGTCGATCCGCCCGGCACGCGGGTCCGGTCGACCGGATTGCCCGGCGTGCCATAATGGGGATTGGCGCCGACGCCGGAAAAGGCGAATTCGACCATGTTGGTCTTGCCGACGATCACCGCGCCGGCCTGCTTCAGCCGGGCGACGACCGGCGCATCGGCGGTGGCGGGCGGCGCGTCGGCCAGGATCAGCGAACCGGCGCGGGTCGGCTCGCCCGCGACATCGAACAGATCCTTGATGCTGACAATGGCGCCGTCGATCGGAGAGAGCGGCGAACCGGCGCGGGCATCGGCCGCGTCCGCCGCCGCCCGCGCACTGTCCGCATAGAGGGTGAGGTAGGTGCGCCTGCCCTCCCCCGCCGGCTCGGCGATGCGCGCGAGCGCCGCTTCCAGACGCTCGCGCGACGGGCGGGATTTGGCGATGGCCGGCGCGCCGACGGTGCCGAGCACCATGGCGCCACCGGCGCCGTGCAGGATCGTCCGTCGCGTCACGCCGCCATGCTCCATCTGTTGCCCCCGATCAGCCCTCGGTCAGATATCCTCGATCATCTCCGCCAGCACCGCCAGGCAATCCTTGCCGAGCTGCGCCGAACGGGCCGGCGACCAGCCGAAATCGGCGTCGGGCAGATCGTCATTATCCTTGAACGGCATTTCCAGCGTCATCGCGACCGCGCCGAATCGTTCGGCCAGCTGGTTGGTCGACATGGCGAGATTGGCCTTGCCGCCGCCCGCCACCGGATAGCCGAGGCGCGTCTGGAAATCGGGCGTCCGGGCCGCCAGCGTGTCGCGATAGCGATGATAGAGCGAGAGTTGCCGGTCGGTGATCGAGGGAATGCCCTCGAAGCCGGCCAGGAACACCGCCGGGATCGCCTCGTCGCCATGCACGTCCATGGCGAAATCGACGCCGGTCTCATCCATCGCGGCACGGACCAGATAGACTTCCGGGCTCTTGTCCATCGACGGCTCATGCCATTCGCGGTTGAGATTGATGCCCGCCGCATTGGTGCGCAGATGACCGCGCCGGCTGCCGTCCGGATTCATGTTGGGGACGATGTGGAAGGTCGCCTTCTGCCGCAGATAGCGCGCCACCGCGTCCTCGTCGTCGGTCAGCCGCTCCAGCGCGCCTTCCATCCACCATTCCGCCATGCTCTCGCCGGGATGCTGGCGGGCATAGAGCCAGACATTTTTGGGGCCCTCGCCGACGCTCAGCATGTCGAGCGGCTGGCCGTCCAAGGTCAGGCCGAGTTCGCGATGCTCGACGCCCGGCTGGCAGGCGGCCCAGGCGACCAGGTCATGATGGCGCTCCATCGAATAGGGCGCAAAATAGGCAAGCCAGACGGCATTGCTATCGGGCGAGATGCGGATGGTCAGCGTGCCGTTGGCATAATCGGTATCGACTTGCAGCCAATTCTCGCGATCCTCGCTCATCCGCGCCTTGTAGCCCGGCCAGCCGTCCGGATAGGCCGAGCCCGCGCAGTTCACGATCGCGAGTTCCACTTCGCGTCCGGCGGCGCCCGCCAGACGGAAATGGAACCATTGATAGAAGTCGCTGTCCTTGTCCTTGACGATTTCCAGCTCGGCGCGGACGCCTTCTGGACTGTCGGTGATGGAAACAACGCGGATGTTGCCGCTGTCGAAGGCGCTCGAAATGGAGATGGTCATTTGACCGTTATAGTGCGCCCGGATTCGCCCGGATAGCCCCCGAGGAGGGCAGCGGCGAGCTTTTGCGCGACGGCGCGCGGCTGCGATTCGGGCGTGCCTTCGCGCGATTCGGTCGAGGCGCGGCCTTCCCAGATGGCGGCCTGATCGCTGCGGCGGCGAATCTGGATCTGCAATTCGGTGGAGACGATATCCTTGGGCTTGCCCGACAGGTTGATGCCGACGCCTAGTCCCAGGCCGGAATAGCCGCCACTGCCCAGCGCCCCGCCAACGCCCACGCTGACCGGCTTGTCATTGCGCGCGGTGCCGGTCGGGCGGAAGCTGCGGCGGAAGCCGACCAGCGCGACATAGTCGCTGCCTGCATCGCCCGCATTGGTGAAGCCGACGCGCTGCAGTTCCTGACTCACCGCGCCGGCATAGGTGCGAAATTCCAGGCCAACGTCCGGATTGCCGGGGATTTCCTGCACCGCGATCGATCCGGTCTGTGCCGGGCTGCCATTGTGGAATCGCGTCACCTCCACCGACGGCACCGTCGCGCAGGCGGCGAGCGACAGGGCAAGACAGGAGGAGAGGATAATCTGTTTCAACATGCGATTGCACTCCAACGGGACTATGTCCAACACGCCGCCGACATAGCATTCCCTTCCAACGGGTGAAGCCATGACTTGGCTGCATGCAGGATGAACGGTGGCAAAAGGCGGTGGCCTACCCTTGACTTTCGGCCGCCTCCCCCATAGGGGCTGCGCTTCGATTTTTCCAATCAGACATGATTCCAGAAGGCTGACAATGAAGATCCGCAACTCGCTCAAGTCGCTCAAGGGCCGCCACCGGGACAACCGCGTGATCCGTCGTCGTGGCCGGACCTACGTCATCAACAAGACCAACCGCCGCTTCAAGGCCCGCCAGGGCTAAAAGCGCGGACGGATCGGCTCGCCGATCCTCCGGACCTTCCAAAGGTCTATTGAGCGCCCGATCCCATGGATCGGGCGCTCAACGTGTTGGCATCCTGTTTTCCAGCGAATCGATCGTGAATCGATTCGGCTATCCAACAAAAAAGGCGCGGCAACCCGGATGGGCCGCCGCGCCGAATCGGTCAGAAAAAAGCGAATCAGGCCGGCATGGTCGGCTCTTCGTCACGCCCCTTGAGCTCATCGCCGCGCACGGTCGCGACATGCAGCACATTGGTCGAGCCCGGAGTGCCAAAGGGCACGCCGGCCAGCACCACGATCTTGCCACCCTTGACCGTCATGTCATGGCGCAACGCCATGCGACGCGCCTTGCCGATCATTTCCTCGAAATTGCCAATATCCTTGGTGCGGATCGCATGGACACCCCAGGTCAGGCCCAGCTTGCGCGCGGTATCGGATCGCGGCGTCAGCGCCAGGATCGGTGCGGACGGCCGCTCACGCGCCACGCGGCGCACGGTGCTGCCCGACGAAGTGAAGCAGGTGATGACGCTGGCGCCGACGACCGGCACGATGCCGGCGGTCGCTTCCGCCAGGGCGTCGGCGGTGGTCGGGTCGGGCCGGGTTTCGGTGAAGTGCAGACGGGCGAAATAGCCCGGATCGCGCTCCACGCTATGGGCGATGCTGTCCATCATCGACACCGCCTCGACCGGCCAGTCGCCCGCCGCCGTTTCGGCCGACAACATGATCGCGTCGGCGCCGTCATAGACCGCGGTCGCCACGTCCGACACTTCGGCGCGGGTCGGGGTCGGCGCCTTGATCATCGATTCGAGCATCTGGGTCGCAACCACCACCGGACGGCCCATGCGGCGCGCGGTGGCGACGATCTGCTTCTGCAGCGGCGGCACCGCCTGCGGCGGCAATTCGACGCCCAGATCGCCGCGCGCGACCATCACGCCGTCGGCCATCTCGATAATCTCCTCCAGCCGCTGCACGGCCGAGGGCTTTTCGATCTTCGCCATCAGCGCGCCATGGCCGCCCATCAGCTTGCGCGCTTCGGCCAGATCCTCGGGCCGCTGCACGAAGCTCAAGGCGATCCAGTCACAACCCTGCTCGACCGCGAAACTGAGGTCACGGCGATCCTTGTCCGTCAGCGCCGGCACCGGCACGACCACGTCGGGTACATTCACGCCCTTGCGGTTGGACAGGGTGCCGCCGATTTCGACGACGGTGTCGATTCGCGTGTCCGTGACCGCCTTCACCCGCAGCACCAGCTTGCCATCATCCAGCAGCAGGCGGGTTTCGGGAACCAGCGCAGCATAGATTTCAGGATGCGGCAGGTTCACGCGCTGGACGGTGCCCGGCGTGTCGTCGCGATCGAGGATGAAGGAGGCGCCGGTTTCCAGCACGACCAGCCCCTTCTCGAACGTGCCGACGCGCAATTTCGGCCCCTGAAGATCGGCCAGGATCGTGGTCGGCCGGGCGAATTCCTTTTCCAGTTCGCGAATCGTGGCGATGCGCGCGGCATGATCCTCATGCGCGCCATGGCTCATATTGACTCGAAAGGCGTCAGCACCCGCGACAAACAAGGCGCGGATCATCTCTGCGCTCTCGCTGGCGGGGCCGAGGGTCGCGAGAATGCGAACCTTGCGCGAGCGGGGCGGTAGTCGTGTCATGTCTTCTCCTGGCCGTATTGATCGCCTCTGGCTTGCCAGGGCGTCGTTATCGATTATCCGTGCTGCACGACAGGATGATGTAGATTAAGCGAAAGGTTCCGCTTGTGTCCGCTACCATACTCAGTGACGCCGTCGCTGCAACCGCCTTCCGCCGCCTGATGGCGCATTTGCAGCATCGCACCGATGTGCAGAATATCGACCTGATGGGCACGGCCGGCTTCTGCCGCAACTGTCTGGCCGACTGGATTGCCGAGGCCGACGGCCATCTGACCCGCGACGAAGCCCGCGAGATCGTCCACGGCATGCCCTTTGCCGAATGGAAGACCCGCCATCAGGGCGAGGCGACGCCGCAGCAGATCGCAAAGATGCAGGAGAGTGTGGCGAAGAACGCGGACAACCATTAAGCGTTCGGCGGATCCTGCCGGACCAGTCCGGCGCGACACTCGGCCTGATATTCCCGAATAGAGCCTGTTTCACGATATCGGCGGAAGCGCAAAGCGCTTCCACCTCGGTCGATCAGGCTCTAGGAGCATCCGCCAACCGATTCACACTGACACGGAGATTCCCATGAGCGAGGGCAATATCGCAGCCGACCAGCTGCGCCTTCTGATCGAGCGCATCGAGCGCCTGGAAGAAGAAAAGAAGGGCATCGGCGACGACATCAAGGACGTCTATCTGGAAGCCAAGGCGACCGGTTACGACCCCAAGATCATGCGCCAGATCATCCGCCTGCGTAAGATGCAGCCACATGACCGCCAGGAAATGGAAGCGATCCTGCAGACCTACCTGTCCGCGCTGGGCATGGAATAAGGCGGTCCACGCCTTATTCCCGACCGGTGCATGCCACCGGACCTTGCCGAGGGGTGCTGTCGACCTACATCTGGTCCAGCCCCCTCGCGCCAGGGGCGCCACTAAAATGAGAGGACGCCCCTTATGACCGACATCATCGTCAGCACCACCAGCCGCCTAGAAGGCCGTCCCGCCCAAGATTATCTGGGCATCGTCACCGGCGAAGTGATCGTCGGCGCCAACCTCTTCCGTGACCTGTTCGCCAGCGTGCGCGACATCGTCGGCGGCCGATCGGGCGCCTATGAGGATGTACTGCAACGCGCCCGCAGCGAAGCGATCGAGGAGATGCAGGGCAATGCCCGCAAGCTCGGCGCCAATGCCGTGGTCGGGGTCGACCTCGACTATGAGGTGATCGGCGCCAATGGCTCCATGCTGATGGTCTCCGCCTCGGGCACGGCGATCCGCTACTGATCGCCGCGCCCCGGCTATCCTCTAGCGTTGCAGGATGGCGACGCGCTCGCTAGAGAGCGCCATTCGGTTTCACAGAAAATGTCAGGAGAAGGCCGTGGCCGGCCATTCCAAATTCAAGAACATCATGCATCGCAAGGGTGCGCAGGACAAGAAGCGCTCGTCGATGTTCTCCAAGCTGTCGCGCGAAATCACCGTCGCGGCCAAGATGGGCATGCCCGATCCGGACATGAACCCGCGCCTGCGCCTGGCGGTCAACGCCGCCAAGGCCCAGTCGATGCCCAAGGACAATATCCAGCGCGCGATCGACAAGGCGATCGGCGGCGACATGGAGAATTACGAGGAAATCCGCTATGAGGGCTATGGCCCCGGCGGCGTCGCGATCATCGTCGAGGCACTGACCGACAATCGCAACCGCACCGCGACCAATGTCCGCACCGCCTTTGCCAAGAATGGCGGCAATCTGGGCGCGTCGGGCGCGGTGAGCCATGGCTTCGACCGCCTGGGCCTGATCACCTATCCCGCCAGCGCCGGCGATGCCGACGCTGTCTTCGAAGCCGCGCTGGAAGCGGGTGCGGATGATGTCTCGTCGAACGAAGACGAGCATGAGATCTGGACCGCGATGGACGCGCTGCACGAAGTCGCCAAGGCGCTGGAAGCCAAGCTGGGTCCGGCAGAGGGCGCCAAGCTCGCATGGAAGCCGCAGACCACGCTGGAAGTCGACGAAGCCAATGCCGCAACGCTGCTCAAGCTGGTCGACACGCTGGAAGATGATGACGACGTCCAGACCGTCTGGGGCAATTATGAAGTCTCCGACGCCGTGATGGAGAAGCTGGGCTAAGATGCCCGGCTCCCGTTCGCTTCGGGCGAGATCGCGCAGCGCCGATGCGCGCCGGCCTTGCCCGATGCGAGCGACCCCGCACCCATGATCATACTTGGCCTCGACCCCGGCCTTGGCACTACTGGCTGGGGCCTGATTGCCGCCGACGGCAATCGCCTGACCCATGTCGGTAACGGCCAGATCAAGACCGACAGCGCGATGTCGCTGGCGACGCGGCTGATGGCGCTCGACCTGGCACTGACCGACCTGATCCTCGAACATCGGCCCGATGGCGCCGCGGTCGAGGAGGTGTTCGTCAACGTCAATCCGCAATCGACGCTGAAGCTGGGCCAGGCGCGCGGCGTCATCCTGCTGAATGCCGCGCGTTCGGGCATGGAAGTGGGCGAATATGCCGCCCGCCTCGTCAAGAAATCGGTCGTCGGCGTCGGCAACGCGTCGAAGGACCAGGTCCATGCCATGGTCCAGCGGCTGCTGCCCGGCGCCAAGATCGTCGGGTCGGACGCAGCCGATGCCCTTGCGGTGGCGATCACCCATGCCCATCATCTGGCGAGCGCCCGGCGGATGCCCGCGCGCTGACCTGCCATCGGAGACCATCGCGACCATGACCGACCTGCCCCACGCCCGCTACATCATCGTCCCGCATGACGGCGCGTGGAAGATCAACCTCAACAACAGCTATTATGGCCCCTTCGCGACGCAGCAGGCGGCCATCGACAGCGCCACCGAAACGGCGAAAAAGGCGGCGGCAGGCGGCTATCCGGCATCGGTCCTGCTGATGAATGGCACTGCGTTCGACACGGCCTGGACCAGCATCGAAAACGACGACACCTGATTTTTACATATTTCGGGAACTCTTCGTCCCTTTCCGCATTTATCGACACCAGCACAAGCGGGCGCAGGGATGAGCAAGAAGATTCTGATCGTCGAGGACGAGATTTTCGTCGCGTTGGAAATCGAACAGATTGTGCAGGATGCCGGCTTCGACGTCGGCGGCATCGCGGCCGACCGCGAGGCGGCGATGGCCGCCGCCGAATCCTGCGACATCGCTCTGGTCGACCTAAACCTGCGTGATGGCCCCACTGGCCCCGCCATCGGCATGGAACTGGCCAGCCGCTTCGGCATCAAGGTGATCTATGTGACCGCCAATCCGGCGCAGATCGGGCCTGCAGCGATCGCGGCGCTGGGCGTCGTCACCAAGCCTTTCCGCGCGCAAAGCATCGCGCAGACCGTCCTGCTGGCAGCGACCGACACGCCGGACCTGACCAGCGCCGACATTGCCGGCTTTACGCCCTTCCCGCCGCCACGCGATGCAGTGATCGGCGCGGTATCCACAGGCTGAGCCTTGCCCCTTCCGGGTGCCATTCGCGTTCCAGCCGGCCACCGAGCTGACGTTCGACGCTGAGCGCGATCAGGCGACTGCCAAAACCTTCGCTCGCCACGGGCGCGACCACCGGCCCGCCTTCCTCACGCCAATCGAGGCGGACATCTTCGCCATCATCCGCCACATGCAGCGCGACATGCCCCGTCGCCGTCGACAGCGCACCATATTTTGCCGCATTGGTCGCGAGTTCATGGAATAGCAGCGCCAGCGGCGTGGCCGACCGATCGTCGATCGCAGGATTGTCACCCGACAGCGCCAGGCGCTCGCGGCCGCCATAGGGCGCAAAAATCTCCTCCAGCACGCCATGCAGCGATGCCTGTTCCTCCGCCATGCTGGCGCCACCGCCATGGGTCCGGACGAAGTCATGCGCCCGCCCCAGCGCCAGGATACGGTCGCGCAATTCGTCCGCGCCTTCCTGCATGCCCGGCCGTTCGCGCGCCGACAGGCCGATGAGACCGGCGATGACGGAGAAGATATTCTTGATCCGGTGCGACAGTTCATGCGCGATCATCTCGCGCTCTTCGAGCATCAGCTTCTGTTCGTGAATCTCGGTGCAGGTGCCGATCCAGCGGATGATCTGGCCCTGCGCATCGCGGATCGGCAGAGCGCGCCCCAGCGTCCAGCGATAGAGGCCGTCGCGATGCCGCAGCCGATATTCGATCTCGTAGGGATCGCCGCTCGCCAGCGAATGGCGCCATTTCTCCCAGGCCTTGGGCTGGTCATCAGCATGAAACATGCCGTTCCAGGCATCGCCGTCGGTCGACCCCGCCGGCACACCGGTATATTCATACCAGCGGGCATTATAATAATCATGATAGCCGTCGGGCAGGGTCGACCAGACCATCTGCGGCATCGTGTCCGCCAGGGTCCGGAACATGCGATCGCTGTCCGCCACCGCCTCTGCATCCAGCCGCTGCTGGGCAATGACATCGCGATCGCGCCGCCGCCCTTCCAGTTCGATCATCACCTGCCGCGCCAGCAATAGCAGCCCCTGACGCTGCAATGGCGTCAG
This window encodes:
- a CDS encoding DUF4136 domain-containing protein, with the protein product MLKQIILSSCLALSLAACATVPSVEVTRFHNGSPAQTGSIAVQEIPGNPDVGLEFRTYAGAVSQELQRVGFTNAGDAGSDYVALVGFRRSFRPTGTARNDKPVSVGVGGALGSGGYSGLGLGVGINLSGKPKDIVSTELQIQIRRRSDQAAIWEGRASTESREGTPESQPRAVAQKLAAALLGGYPGESGRTITVK
- a CDS encoding amidase gives rise to the protein MTRRTILHGAGGAMVLGTVGAPAIAKSRPSRERLEAALARIAEPAGEGRRTYLTLYADSARAAADAADARAGSPLSPIDGAIVSIKDLFDVAGEPTRAGSLILADAPPATADAPVVARLKQAGAVIVGKTNMVEFAFSGVGANPHYGTPGNPVDRTRVPGGSTSGGGVAVADQMCEIAIGTDTGGSCRIPAALCGVVGYKPTKARVPTDGAFPLSPTLDSIGPIATSVDACFRTDAILAGEAPRRLDLAPLKGLRAGIPQGLPLADLDATVAARFADALARLGQAGMTLSDEVFPQFDAMQALQSPVPIASVEAYAIHRDRIATRAQDFDPIVLARMQAGRDVTPERHRQMLVERAALVRSMDARLTGLDVLVLPTTPIVAPTQAEVANADAFVARNRLLLRNTGLGNSFDLCAISLPLPREGGLPVGLMLMARAGQDQRLFAIAAAVEKLLSV
- the ykgO gene encoding type B 50S ribosomal protein L36, yielding MKIRNSLKSLKGRHRDNRVIRRRGRTYVINKTNRRFKARQG
- a CDS encoding methyl-accepting chemotaxis protein, which encodes MTSATTPRNAIAQMLAEVDPRGDLARGMAEIEQLVADDAVIAARTFFSTYMDSSGLRNRLQPTTLAKIETAAHEYIRQKLRHYSAGDWALSSTACVRHARKHGISVRGVLLPVAAANEKLTDIIWERAADDATRRRLVDIMAQVGMVDAGLMANVIAIDDAESQRNARQQFGVLFEQRIMGEIDGASQLGESLREQAKDASAATRGMLGKASEVAAAAEQSALAMREAARTSAGLIRAIEDARTEVESAAEVAQRAASQSGDAVSMSATLSDHAKSIESILGLIRDIAGQTNLLALNATIEAARAGDAGRGFAVVAQEVKSLANQTARATDEIAGKIAAIQASTRQSVETNERIRDTVGEVQASAQRIRHAMDAQAQTVTMITAAVDETALAADSMSTTISAIRQDTEVVASEIDQLERGFMSVEGKLSSLRHASSDFGRQVA
- a CDS encoding M14-type cytosolic carboxypeptidase, with translation MTISISSAFDSGNIRVVSITDSPEGVRAELEIVKDKDSDFYQWFHFRLAGAAGREVELAIVNCAGSAYPDGWPGYKARMSEDRENWLQVDTDYANGTLTIRISPDSNAVWLAYFAPYSMERHHDLVAWAACQPGVEHRELGLTLDGQPLDMLSVGEGPKNVWLYARQHPGESMAEWWMEGALERLTDDEDAVARYLRQKATFHIVPNMNPDGSRRGHLRTNAAGINLNREWHEPSMDKSPEVYLVRAAMDETGVDFAMDVHGDEAIPAVFLAGFEGIPSITDRQLSLYHRYRDTLAARTPDFQTRLGYPVAGGGKANLAMSTNQLAERFGAVAMTLEMPFKDNDDLPDADFGWSPARSAQLGKDCLAVLAEMIEDI
- the sdhC gene encoding succinate dehydrogenase, cytochrome b556 subunit, which gives rise to MARTTSRPLSPHLTIWKWGPAMAVSIIHRVTGNGLATAGALGLIWWLMAAATGPEAYATFVTCATSPIGYLVMAGLSWFFFQHLFSGLRHFVLDMGAGYDLKTSKTWSILTFVLSTIATAAFWAAICLGKF
- a CDS encoding 50S ribosomal protein L11 methyltransferase translates to MNDVAAPAAQSWKVTLPCTRAEAEALDGDIAAFALMEHPPVLMTSEAEPDDENKWQLDAYFEGKPSPAAIKLLKTLVPSASGIKPQVEALPDEDWVTMSQQGLEPVTAGRFHVRNVASDPEQPGHVNFLIEASRAFGTGQHETTAGCLAMIDRMRSVGMRFRNVADIGTGTGLLAFAAMTLWPRAHAIASDIDPVAVDISRENAVANGIALGGGAGQLALCTAAGVDHPALVGRAPYDLLIANILAGPLIELAPSLCALVEDGGTIVLAGLLNEQADAVIAAYRAQGMRLAERSDRGHWPTLRLRKRPQIGWKRPRRINAAARGEAPGFGSI
- a CDS encoding dienelactone hydrolase family protein gives rise to the protein MVLTRQTIIHDGPGGPFESVAVVDDAAAGPVPGILLVPNVLGTKEADFAYAEKVAALGYTVLVADVFGQGKRTTREDPDAGRYMNELNADRALLRDRMLGAHALLKDMPAVDAARTAAIGFCFGGKCVLDLARAGADIAGGVSFHGVYEAPPFPNATITAKLLVCHGWEDPIAPPEATVGLAKELTEAGCDWQIHAYGHTGHAFTDESVHMPEKGLAYSPDADRRSFRAMVNFLEELFD